In Sphingobacteriaceae bacterium, the following proteins share a genomic window:
- a CDS encoding chemotaxis protein, giving the protein MKLLKNLKIKFKLTVAFGLVTLILIGLSCSIVYTLNQIDKQGNDITESMKLSDALNEAKYNLTWDKQLVMEVLASEATEEVEEQVTNHTEAIKGFDKNINIIQELCGTKEWGLKFDTIKERVSKIARTLDETHNTELTPLFNKLHAQKIEYLKLLENTSQVHAIANPVETEKFKVLLETTKKELSKTDHAFDKIANSVNAELLKTEDDIALIVEGSAKATDDLVAASITGILITSLASILVSILIGMAITKSIAGPLKAASELAEKIANGDLTATITIEQKDEVGDLAASLKKMATKLQEVIGFVVSASQSISVASNQMSSSAQQMSEGATEQASSVEEISSSMEEMAANIQQNTNNSKETEKIARSAAKDVTESNEAVAKTVGSMKTIANKISIIGEISRQTNLLALNAAVEAARAGEHGKGFAVVAAEVRKLAERSQLAATEINELSSLSVDIATRSGELLNSVVPNIQKTSDLVQEISSSSVEQNAGADQVNNAIQQLNQVVQENAATAEEMAAGSEELNAQAESLKDMVSFFKIESGTLNLVKQKSHQPSALRNLHATTSKMAKKIKEVKLDLQAEPVLALDSDYEKF; this is encoded by the coding sequence ATGAAATTATTAAAAAATTTAAAAATAAAATTTAAACTAACCGTTGCTTTTGGACTCGTGACGTTAATACTCATTGGTCTCTCCTGCTCTATAGTTTACACTCTTAACCAGATCGATAAGCAAGGCAACGACATCACCGAAAGCATGAAGCTTTCAGATGCGCTTAACGAAGCGAAATATAATCTCACCTGGGATAAACAACTGGTAATGGAAGTTTTAGCTTCTGAAGCTACTGAAGAAGTAGAGGAGCAGGTAACCAATCACACCGAGGCCATAAAAGGATTCGACAAAAATATTAATATCATACAAGAGCTTTGTGGTACTAAAGAATGGGGTTTAAAATTTGATACCATAAAAGAAAGGGTCAGTAAAATAGCCCGAACCCTTGATGAAACGCATAACACAGAGCTTACCCCCCTATTTAATAAACTTCATGCTCAGAAAATCGAGTACCTAAAACTTTTAGAAAACACAAGCCAGGTTCACGCTATAGCAAATCCCGTGGAAACAGAGAAATTTAAAGTATTACTTGAAACCACTAAGAAGGAACTTAGTAAGACTGACCACGCTTTCGACAAAATTGCAAATAGTGTGAATGCAGAATTACTCAAGACAGAGGATGACATTGCCCTTATCGTTGAAGGTTCTGCGAAAGCCACCGATGACCTGGTAGCGGCTTCTATTACAGGCATTCTTATAACTTCACTGGCAAGTATTTTAGTATCCATACTCATTGGCATGGCTATTACCAAATCTATTGCCGGTCCTTTAAAAGCAGCTTCGGAACTTGCAGAAAAGATTGCAAACGGAGACCTTACGGCGACCATTACTATCGAGCAAAAAGATGAAGTGGGAGACCTGGCAGCTTCTTTGAAAAAAATGGCAACCAAGCTCCAGGAGGTTATTGGCTTTGTAGTTAGCGCTTCTCAAAGCATTTCCGTGGCCAGCAACCAAATGAGTTCGTCAGCCCAACAAATGTCTGAAGGAGCCACCGAGCAAGCCAGTTCAGTAGAAGAGATCTCTTCTTCTATGGAAGAGATGGCCGCTAACATTCAACAAAACACAAACAACTCAAAAGAGACAGAAAAAATAGCGCGCAGTGCAGCAAAAGATGTTACTGAAAGCAACGAGGCCGTAGCAAAAACAGTAGGTTCAATGAAAACAATTGCCAATAAAATTTCAATTATTGGTGAAATTTCTCGACAAACTAATTTACTCGCTCTTAACGCAGCAGTAGAAGCCGCAAGAGCCGGCGAACACGGAAAAGGATTTGCTGTTGTGGCTGCCGAGGTAAGAAAACTAGCCGAAAGAAGTCAGCTAGCTGCAACTGAAATCAACGAGCTTTCTTCTCTAAGTGTTGATATTGCAACAAGATCAGGTGAGCTTTTAAACAGTGTAGTTCCTAACATTCAAAAAACATCAGATCTGGTTCAGGAAATCAGTTCTTCAAGCGTGGAGCAAAACGCCGGAGCCGACCAGGTGAATAACGCCATCCAACAACTCAATCAGGTAGTTCAGGAAAATGCCGCTACCGCCGAGGAAATGGCCGCCGGTTCGGAAGAATTAAATGCGCAGGCGGAAAGTCTTAAAGACATGGTTTCGTTTTTTAAAATTGAATCGGGTACGCTAAACCTCGTAAAACAAAAATCACACCAACCTTCAGCGCTGCGAAATTTGCACGCAACCACATCAAAAATGGCAAAAAAAATAAAAGAAGTAAAACTAGACCTGCAGGCGGAGCCCGTATTAGCATTAGATAGCGACTATGAAAAATTTTAA
- a CDS encoding chemotaxis protein CheW, which produces MATKLIRDEKTEATKSFLSFKLAEEHFAIEVMKIMEILEVPKITKVPHAPDFLKGVVNLRGGVLPVIDARIKFGLQPIEMTVDTCILVLSIGLNDETVTVGAMVDSVSEVFEMEEKYIQPSPSIGSKYRADFIQGMIKEKDQFMMLLDIDKVFTSQDLEAILEPKTENQVA; this is translated from the coding sequence ATGGCAACTAAATTAATCAGGGACGAAAAAACAGAAGCTACAAAATCATTTTTATCGTTCAAACTAGCGGAAGAACATTTCGCCATAGAAGTAATGAAAATTATGGAAATTCTGGAAGTTCCAAAAATCACCAAAGTTCCACACGCGCCCGACTTTTTAAAAGGCGTGGTAAACCTGAGAGGCGGCGTGTTGCCGGTAATCGATGCCCGTATCAAATTTGGCTTACAACCCATTGAAATGACTGTGGATACATGTATTCTCGTTTTAAGTATTGGCCTGAATGACGAAACAGTAACGGTTGGCGCCATGGTGGATTCTGTATCCGAAGTATTTGAAATGGAGGAAAAATACATTCAACCCTCTCCAAGCATTGGCTCAAAATACCGCGCAGATTTTATCCAGGGAATGATTAAGGAGAAAGATCAGTTCATGATGCTGTTAGACATTGATAAAGTTTTCACCTCGCAAGACCTGGAAGCGATTCTGGAACCTAAAACCGAAAACCAGGTCGCTTAA